In Candidatus Defluviilinea proxima, a single genomic region encodes these proteins:
- a CDS encoding DUF3592 domain-containing protein, with product MDNFEKNYERAVDKTVNTVEKVGGAVNRLQLGCWIILSNLFFMGFCLWGAYAGYTSWKLDTEGKTAIGTVVRLEESSDSDGGCCVYSPVVEFTANDQTYSFESGNASYPPAYEVGEEVNVIYDPADPNTAQINKWTERWLFPIIIIPVMIFTSLIVTFILVRGFWRNDPHLIE from the coding sequence ATGGACAACTTCGAGAAGAACTACGAACGAGCCGTGGACAAAACAGTGAATACCGTTGAAAAAGTTGGCGGAGCCGTCAACCGATTACAGCTCGGTTGTTGGATCATACTTTCCAACTTGTTCTTCATGGGTTTTTGTCTATGGGGAGCGTACGCCGGTTACACAAGCTGGAAACTGGACACGGAAGGCAAGACGGCCATCGGCACGGTTGTCAGGCTTGAAGAAAGCAGTGACTCTGACGGCGGTTGTTGTGTATATTCGCCTGTTGTCGAATTTACTGCGAACGATCAGACCTATTCTTTCGAAAGCGGTAACGCCTCCTACCCACCTGCTTACGAAGTTGGTGAAGAAGTGAATGTGATCTACGATCCTGCTGATCCAAACACCGCACAAATTAACAAATGGACAGAGCGTTGGCTGTTCCCGATCATTATTATCCCAGTCATGATCTTCACATCCTTGATAGTAACTTTCATTTTGGTCCGTGGCTTCTGGCGCAATGATCCGCATCTTATAGAATGA
- a CDS encoding CPBP family intramembrane metalloprotease, with product MNSEMQGTITTPETPSYSVPWKPIDHWIGIFLLALIDVGLLFAAYKGLGNQLAQSALLVLVQLTYLLPLIVIFTYRRANPKSLGFGTFKWETLALGCGLLVVCFMVIFLHNSILTLLGIGTQGEEVLQLFNSIDSPVWFMLVGVIFAPFVEELFFRGFLFQGFRQKYGWINGMILSSLIFGAAHLDPVAFIPTSILGALLAYMYHRTNSVWPGMILHVLVNAMGLFTAYAATHMPNLIPV from the coding sequence ATGAATTCAGAGATGCAAGGAACCATCACAACACCTGAAACGCCAAGTTATTCCGTTCCGTGGAAACCCATTGACCATTGGATCGGCATCTTTCTGCTGGCCTTGATCGATGTGGGTCTGCTCTTCGCCGCATACAAAGGACTTGGAAATCAACTTGCGCAAAGCGCCTTGCTGGTCCTCGTTCAACTCACGTATCTTCTGCCTTTAATTGTGATCTTCACTTACAGACGCGCCAATCCCAAATCTCTTGGCTTCGGCACATTCAAATGGGAAACACTCGCACTTGGATGTGGTTTGCTGGTCGTATGCTTTATGGTCATCTTCTTACACAACAGCATCCTTACCTTGCTGGGTATCGGCACCCAAGGCGAAGAGGTTCTGCAATTATTCAACTCCATCGACTCGCCAGTATGGTTCATGCTGGTGGGTGTCATCTTTGCGCCATTCGTAGAAGAGTTATTCTTCCGTGGCTTCCTCTTTCAAGGCTTCCGCCAAAAATATGGATGGATCAACGGCATGATACTAAGTTCCCTGATCTTTGGTGCGGCGCATCTCGACCCAGTAGCCTTCATCCCAACGTCCATTTTAGGAGCCTTGCTGGCCTACATGTATCACCGCACCAACTCAGTCTGGCCGGGTATGATCCTGCATGTACTGGTCAATGCCATGGGGTTATTCACCGCCTACGCCGCCACACATATGCCCAACCTTATTCCCGTGTAA
- a CDS encoding NAD(P)/FAD-dependent oxidoreductase, which produces MNAKQLPHVVIIGAGFAGLTAAKKLRNAPVRITLVDRNNYHLFQPLLYQVAIAGLVPSQVAYPLRTIFRNQKNLTFQMGEVTSIDLESRYVKLNGSVIAYDYLILAVGGETNFFGLESVQQNGFQLKDIESAVNTRNHLLKMFEGASREADADKRKAMLTFVVVGGGPTGVETSGALAELITHVMKREYPTLDIRETRVLLLEAGNALIASYPDELRKATLRLLQKKNVEVLFKAQLTDYNGQRVALADGTEIKANTLIWTAGVKAAGITNRLGVQVAGSGRVRSEATLQLPGHREVYVLGDVSYLENGNGQPLPMLSTVAIQQGEVVADNIQRAIKGVEQKRFQYKDPGLLATIGRNAAVARIWGLSFSGLIAWLIWVGLHIYRIIGFRNRLVVLINWAWDYFFYDNQVRLITRE; this is translated from the coding sequence ATGAACGCCAAACAACTCCCCCATGTTGTCATTATCGGAGCAGGCTTTGCCGGGCTGACCGCCGCAAAGAAACTGCGAAATGCCCCTGTCCGCATTACGCTTGTAGACAGAAACAACTATCATCTCTTCCAGCCGTTGCTATATCAAGTTGCCATCGCAGGGCTTGTCCCTTCACAGGTGGCTTATCCTTTGCGGACGATCTTTCGTAACCAGAAGAACCTCACTTTCCAAATGGGCGAAGTGACGTCCATTGATCTTGAGTCTCGTTATGTGAAACTCAATGGCTCGGTTATTGCATATGATTATTTGATCCTTGCTGTGGGCGGAGAGACGAATTTCTTCGGTCTGGAGTCTGTGCAACAGAATGGCTTTCAACTCAAGGATATTGAAAGCGCTGTCAACACACGTAATCACCTCTTGAAAATGTTCGAGGGTGCCAGCCGTGAAGCGGACGCAGACAAGCGCAAAGCGATGTTAACTTTCGTTGTCGTGGGCGGTGGCCCGACCGGCGTAGAGACATCCGGTGCTTTGGCCGAACTGATCACGCATGTGATGAAACGTGAATATCCTACACTGGATATCCGTGAGACGCGAGTCCTTTTGCTGGAGGCAGGTAATGCTTTGATCGCGAGTTATCCCGATGAATTGCGCAAAGCTACACTTCGTTTGTTACAAAAGAAAAACGTGGAAGTTTTATTCAAAGCACAGCTTACGGACTATAACGGTCAACGTGTTGCTTTGGCTGATGGGACAGAGATCAAAGCCAATACGCTGATCTGGACGGCCGGGGTGAAAGCGGCCGGGATCACGAATCGGCTTGGGGTTCAGGTGGCAGGTTCAGGTCGAGTGAGAAGCGAGGCGACTTTGCAGTTACCGGGTCATCGCGAAGTGTATGTTCTGGGCGATGTATCCTATCTTGAGAATGGGAACGGTCAGCCGCTTCCGATGCTTTCAACAGTAGCCATCCAGCAGGGAGAAGTTGTCGCGGACAATATCCAACGCGCGATCAAGGGTGTGGAGCAAAAACGATTTCAGTATAAGGACCCGGGCCTGCTCGCAACGATCGGACGGAATGCGGCTGTGGCGCGGATCTGGGGTCTTTCATTTAGCGGGTTGATCGCGTGGTTGATCTGGGTTGGGTTGCATATCTATCGCATTATCGGGTTTCGCAACCGGCTGGTGGTGCTTATCAACTGGGCGTGGGATTACTTCTTCTATGATAATCAGGTGCGGTTAATTACACGGGAATAA
- a CDS encoding YbaK/prolyl-tRNA synthetase associated domain-containing protein yields MESNNSTTNIHEQLCALLDAEGAIYRVIEHEAEGRTELITQIRGNKLEQAVKSMVVQVRLSKKENIYCLANVPGDCRVDLDAIKAHFNAKSIGVAPREKAEALTGCVVGSIPPFSFSDQLQVLVDPLVKENEEVVFNAGRLDRSIFMKLDDYIRIAKPLLVNIALRSTDQQVPPLSST; encoded by the coding sequence ATGGAATCTAACAACTCAACAACGAACATCCACGAACAGTTGTGTGCCTTGCTTGATGCAGAAGGGGCGATCTATCGCGTCATCGAACATGAAGCGGAAGGACGCACAGAACTTATCACTCAAATTCGCGGCAACAAACTTGAGCAGGCGGTCAAGTCCATGGTGGTACAGGTGCGCTTGAGCAAGAAAGAGAACATCTACTGCCTTGCCAATGTACCGGGCGATTGCCGCGTGGACCTGGATGCGATCAAGGCTCACTTCAATGCGAAAAGCATTGGCGTTGCTCCACGTGAGAAGGCTGAAGCGTTGACCGGATGCGTTGTCGGGTCGATTCCGCCTTTTTCGTTCAGCGACCAGCTTCAAGTTTTGGTCGACCCGCTGGTCAAAGAGAATGAAGAAGTTGTGTTCAACGCCGGGCGTCTTGACCGGTCCATCTTCATGAAGTTGGACGATTATATCCGCATCGCAAAGCCATTACTTGTCAACATCGCATTGCGAAGCACAGATCAACAGGTTCCGCCGTTATCATCCACATAA